One part of the Eucalyptus grandis isolate ANBG69807.140 chromosome 10, ASM1654582v1, whole genome shotgun sequence genome encodes these proteins:
- the LOC104421991 gene encoding transcription factor MYB96 has product MGRPPCCDQNGVKKGPWTPEEDIILVTYIQEHGPGNWRSIPTKTGLVRCSKSCRLRWTNYLRPGIKRGNFTDQEEKMIIHLQALLGNRWAAIASYLPERTDNDIKNYWNTHLKKKLKKLELSPYEDPIPMSRGQWEKRLQTDIHLARQALCDALSPEKPSASSDLSEAKHKPFPGSSLSSKPVQTLTTIYPSSTENIAKLLKGWTKDPAKQAHRTVVADLSMTDSTSSGGGMPSNRTEVSDNVFESLIKLESLDSSTSGFSRSMSPEISHLQDESRLRFGADDQEQLSLLLNWLFDEAGKEQLCDFPMADNADSF; this is encoded by the exons ATGGGAAGACCACCATGCTGCGATCAAAATGGGGTCAAAAAAGGTCCCTGGACTCCCGAAGAGGATATCATACTGGTGACTTACATTCAGGAGCATGGACCTGGGAATTGGAGATCTATTCCTACCAAAACAG GGTTGGTCAGATGCAGTAAGAGCTGCAGGCTTAGGTGGACTAATTACCTAAGGCCAGGGATCAAAAGAGGCAACTTCACAGATCAGGAGGAGAAGATGATCATCCACCTTCAAGCTCTTCTGGGCAATAG ATGGGCAGCCATAGCATCATACCTTCCTGAGAGAACAGACAATGACATTAAAAACTACTGGAATACACATCTCAAGAAGAAGCTCAAGAAACTAGAACTAAGCCCTTATGAAGATCCAATTCCAATGTCTAGAGGCCAATGGGAAAAAAGGCTCCAAACTGACATTCACTTGGCCAGACAAGCTCTATGTGATGCCTTGTCTCCCGAAAAGCCCTCCGCTTCATCTGATCTCTCTGAAGCCAAACACAAGCCCTTTCCTGGATCTTCCCTTTCATCAAAACCTGTCCAAACACTGACGACTATTTACCCTTCAAGCACTGAGAACATAGCTAAGTTGCTCAAGGGGTGGACAAAAGATCCGGCAAAGCAGGCTCACAGAACGGTGGTGGCGGATTTAAGCATGACTGATTCGACATCTTCAGGAGGAGGGATGCCGAGCAACAGGACTGAGGTGTCTGATAATGTGTTCGAGTCACTGATCAAATTGGAGTCGTTAGATTCTTCGACCTCTGGTTTCTCCCGATCAATGTCACCCGAGATCAGCCATCTCCAGGATGAGAGTAGGCTGAGGTTTGGTGCCGACGATCAGGAGCAGTTGTCATTGCTATTGAATTGGCTGTTCGATGAAGCAGGGAAAGAGCAGCTTTGTGATTTCCCAATGGCTGATAATGCAGATTCTTTCTGA